The Sparus aurata chromosome 10, fSpaAur1.1, whole genome shotgun sequence genome includes the window ttttataaactggtcaactgttttgaaagtaaaatCATAATATGAATAATGTTTCAccacaaataataaatgtagGAAAGATTCTCGCTGCACTGTCTGTTTTTAGATGTACAATAATACTTTAAATACTTCAGACACAGACTTGAGaatgtacaacaacaacaacaactctatTGTTTCGTAATGAGACTATAGAAAAAGTTGAACACTGTGTAAAAATATTATAGAGAAAACTCTTTAATGTAACTGAAACCTGGATACTAAGTTGCTTTTAAAACTACATCCTGGGGTCATGGAGGAGGAACTATTTCCACTTAACAATGTTTATGTATagtatattatatttattttgtatctttttatGGGCGTCGGGTACTTCTATTCTTTCTTGATCCTCTATATGTGTGtgacagtgctgtgtgtgacatggagctTCAATTTCCCCGAGGGAACCTCCCAAAAGGATGAGTAAAGTCTAACCGCCACATTCATTTCAATGTCACTCCTTTCAACTCCTGTACAATGGCGCCCCCTTCTGGTCATCGCTCTGACTTACAGTCCATCCAACCTTCAGTCCTCCTTGTTGCATTCCCTTTGACTCTATTGTGGGTTTCCACACATGCTGAACTGCttaattacacaaaacacatcacCTGTGACTGACCGAATTAAATGCACCATGTGAAACGATCCATCTTTCCGGCGACAAAGCAGAAGCTGTTTTTCACTCAGCAGAGTCAAAAGTGACCATTGATGCTGAGTTTTTACCTGAATGGACCGTTAGAAAGCGTAATGACCTGAAGGTGGCGCCATTGTCCGGGAGTTTAAGGGTGTGACAGTTTTTAGGATTTTAGGCCACTTTACATACGCCTACTTTTATATTTCACtacattaaatgttttacttttcccTCCACTACGTTGATCTGACAGCTGTAGTCGTCAGTTACTTTTTCACATTAAGGTTTTTACATCTGATCAGTTTATAAAATATGCCACGTTGTTATAAACTCCTCAGAGGAAGTTGAGGTGACCTCCTCATCACAACTTGTGAGCACTTTTAACATTTGAGTGATGTATCAATAATAAATGATCAgatttgaaattaaaatataataatactgAATACTTTCTACTTTTGATAATCAGTAATATGTAATTGAGCTAACTTAAACATTAATGCCAATAAAGTTCATTTGAATTTGATATTTAAAGTACATTTGGCCAGTAACTATACTTTGAGAGCACTTTTCACTATAaccaattatttttattgtgtgatattttcttttatatttgtacatcatctgaatacttcttctaCCACAGGTATCTGTTTGTAATGATTCCACCAGTGAATCACCAATGAGCagctaaaataaaacagctcaaaTAGAAATAATATATTCAAAACCAAGagcatgtgtgtatttatttttattcgaCAGGAAAAGAAATTTCATTTTGTCAGGAGAATAAACATGATCAGTACAAATCTGATTGAACGAGGAaatgtgaaaaagacaaaacaaggaTCAAAATACACACTGTCACAGTGAGATAACATTAAAGGAGCTGAAGATGATTCTGAATGAAAGCAGGTAAATCTTTCTATGGtggaaaaatagaaataaatctCATGTTGCGTCaataaagaccaaaaaaaagatCCAAACAAAAGCAGGCATTGGGCTGAATATCTGTCTgagtaataacaataatgatgatttgcattataacaacataaaaaggtgtgtttgtgtttattgagATCACAGTATTGAATCAATACAATTATCTGATCTGCCTCACAGGTATGGAGGTCTGTCTTGGTGCTACACCAGAGGAACAAACATCGAAATACGAGTATGGTTTTATCTTCTGGCACTCTGTAGTGGTCTttagacacacaaaacaaaacgacACTTTACACTGACGACAAACAACGTTTTTACATCTGGTTCCGTCATGTACTACCAGCATACCACAGGTGGGACAGGCTCGGATGGAGGGACATCCTGTGACCCCCTTCACACTCTCGAAGACGATATCTGGATAGGTCTTTAATATTTCCAAGCCAGGACACTGTGAAGAGAAGTCACATGGGGAAATAAATGAGCTTGAGTTTTGAATTCACACTTTGTAtcctcaactttatttatagcctatattatatatttatattttatttttgtattttttcaataaTGTTATGTAGATACTTACTTCTCTGATACCCAAGTGCTGTTTGGAAGCATTATGGAACCTTTTGTCTTCAAATTCTTTCACTTCTTCAGGAGTCAGAAGAGCCATTTTACGAACTTCCTCGAAGGACCACTCACGATCACACTTACCGCACACAAACCTGCACTGTCTCTGAAAATACAGAATACAATACAGAAAGATGTTCACCTGTCAACGTGTTAATGCTTGCACGATTCACAGCAATAAACAGTCCTTtccttaaaaaacaattctgatTTAGCTTACCTAAACTCACTTTTCTTTCACTGCTACAGGAAATGATTTTCTCTTTGCTCAAAGTTaactctgctttctttctttctttcttttttggctATTAAAAACTATATTTTCACAAGAAAGTTACTACCACACACTAACTAAGCTGGTGCTAGGCCTGTGTATCCTTCTAGTCACCAACTGTCACGAAGGTGTAAACATCTGAACATCGTACCTGGTCCAACAACCTGCGACAATGATCGGTCAGAGACATCGGAGTAACAGCATGACCACAGGACATCTTTGCCCTGAGAGACTTGTAGTCTTTACACAAAACTGTGAGACACAAAGTAGAAGCAGTGTTATGGGCTTTCAGCTGTAATTAACCAAGTGAATTCAAATTCAATGACAATTGAAATACGCTGTAGTCTAcaggcagtgttgggaagattactttggaaatgtagttggttacaattacaagttaccctgttgaaaatgtaatagtagtgtaactatttcaattactttctcaaagtaatgtaactaattacatttgattacattatgattacttttcttaattttgaatgaaatctctcaactgctaaccattttcacattttaagacctatagtgtgataaacctttcagttcaaaggtttaaccatatattatgagtctgaccttaggcctgtactgcgaaggaggctcacttcctcactaaatggagcgacaacgggctgatttcagccaagaggagcaggttgttttaatggagagagtatgagcgatacaaaaaagcctgatcacggcctgaagcaacagtgttgctgcaaatatgacaagaggaggctgattttaatttctgacagctctacattgagctgcttttaaatatgaagctttagagcaacaacaactgttgttttaaactgtgttttatattgttttcatatatttcactgatcgcaattataaaatgccagtgtgtgttttactgaaagtgaggctgggtgtgcgtatgaaaataggttacagtgcgttttttaggtgctgtagctacaagcaaatctcatgttgtctctgtacaaagacctttttatatgtgagaaaacacaagatttgcgtttgggcaacacataacaggcgaaacaattaatttattcatggccacattaagttaaattatctgtcctgctgcgagcgcacaacttctttcagtggtgactgactgtatataaaagtaaataggctatagcctaataaatgacctcctgacacCAGTCGggtcaacagctgagcagcgtatcccctcagctgaacatctgtaggcggagacgctcagagagaaagtaaacagcagcggatcagcgcgatctctccctccgtacaaatgctccgttctgatccagctccactggactttcaaagtaaaggtgacgccagctgtaaatgagttaaatagtgaaacagcggcgcttttatagccgattttattattaaactctgaacagaacctggtcgggaccaggttatgaggtaagcataagttaccatggtgatctagccgggttaaaagcgAGCCACCtctgtaatacagggaagcctggcttctgtctgtattaagtgtttttgtatttccagcccagga containing:
- the LOC115590568 gene encoding E3 ubiquitin-protein ligase RNF144A-like isoform X3 encodes the protein MSCGHAVTPMSLTDHCRRLLDQRQCRFVCGKCDREWSFEEVRKMALLTPEEVKEFEDKRFHNASKQHLGIRECPGLEILKTYPDIVFESVKGVTGCPSIRACPTCGMLVVHDGTRCKNVVCRQCKVSFCFVCLKTTTECQKIKPYSYFDVCSSGVAPRQTSIPVRQIR
- the LOC115590568 gene encoding uncharacterized protein LOC115590568 isoform X1, whose product is MDTWKARGMAHTLLQACSALMSYLTGGVNKVDPSADRHQPLDPKKLEALLILCKDYKSLRAKMSCGHAVTPMSLTDHCRRLLDQRQCRFVCGKCDREWSFEEVRKMALLTPEEVKEFEDKRFHNASKQHLGIRECPGLEILKTYPDIVFESVKGVTGCPSIRACPTCGMLVVHDGTRCKNVVCRQCKVSFCFVCLKTTTECQKIKPYSYFDVCSSGVAPRQTSIPVRQIR
- the LOC115590568 gene encoding E3 ubiquitin-protein ligase RNF144A-like isoform X2 codes for the protein MASSTEKRYNPQDRTLTFVDREDDMDFLCKDYKSLRAKMSCGHAVTPMSLTDHCRRLLDQRQCRFVCGKCDREWSFEEVRKMALLTPEEVKEFEDKRFHNASKQHLGIRECPGLEILKTYPDIVFESVKGVTGCPSIRACPTCGMLVVHDGTRCKNVVCRQCKVSFCFVCLKTTTECQKIKPYSYFDVCSSGVAPRQTSIPVRQIR